In Bacteroidota bacterium, one genomic interval encodes:
- a CDS encoding DUF2807 domain-containing protein, which translates to MGILVAAMAMFGACKKENNHDCFIGTGKEIIEQRSLPPFSKIIIDRTVTVYLVQDTVNYALVTAGENLIEKVKTYLDANGDLVIINDNRCNWVRSFKNAFNVELHFTKLNSVFSTANGDLICSNTLMADTFLLECYNGTEKFDLKLEANYSFLKLHTGSSDLVVSGKVKESYIYSAGLGWVDAAALQTINSQVDLRSQNDCSVWVDQKLVAETRWKGNVYYTGNPAVLEVKNFHTGQVIKK; encoded by the coding sequence ATGGGCATACTTGTTGCGGCCATGGCAATGTTTGGTGCGTGTAAAAAAGAAAACAACCACGATTGCTTTATTGGTACAGGTAAGGAAATTATCGAGCAGCGCAGTTTGCCTCCATTTTCAAAAATTATAATTGACCGCACTGTAACTGTTTATTTGGTGCAGGATACTGTAAATTATGCATTGGTTACTGCAGGCGAAAATCTTATCGAAAAAGTAAAAACCTACCTTGATGCCAATGGAGATTTGGTAATCATAAATGACAACCGTTGTAATTGGGTACGAAGTTTTAAGAATGCGTTTAATGTAGAGTTGCATTTTACAAAATTGAATTCGGTATTTTCAACTGCTAACGGTGACCTTATATGTTCCAATACGCTGATGGCCGATACCTTTTTGCTTGAGTGCTATAATGGCACCGAAAAATTTGACTTGAAACTGGAAGCAAACTACAGTTTTCTCAAGTTGCATACCGGCTCGTCCGATTTGGTAGTTAGCGGAAAGGTTAAGGAGAGTTATATATACAGTGCCGGGCTGGGTTGGGTAGATGCCGCTGCCCTCCAAACCATCAATTCGCAAGTAGACCTGCGAAGCCAAAACGATTGCTCTGTTTGGGTAGATCAAAAACTTGTTGCCGAAACCAGATGGAAAGGAAACGTCTACTATACCGGCAATCCCGCTGTGCTCGAAGTAAAAAACTTTCATACCGGTCAGGTAATTAAAAAATAA
- the upp gene encoding uracil phosphoribosyltransferase has protein sequence MLHHLSDSNSILNHFVAELRDVTIQKDRMRFRRNLERIGEVAAMEISKTLLYKPEEVTTPLGIANTHLLKEIPLLATILRAGLPLHQGLLNYFDGADCAYISAYRRHHKDGSFDIHLEYISSPPIQDRILILSDPMLATGQSLVLTYKALLELGIPKHTHIVTAIASKEGLAHVQANMPENITIWAAAIDEELTSKSYIVPGLGDAGDLAFGQKV, from the coding sequence ATGCTTCACCATCTAAGCGATTCCAATAGTATACTTAATCATTTTGTAGCAGAACTCAGGGATGTAACCATACAAAAAGACCGCATGCGATTTAGACGAAATCTGGAACGCATTGGCGAAGTAGCGGCAATGGAAATAAGCAAGACGTTACTTTATAAACCAGAAGAAGTTACCACGCCATTAGGTATAGCCAACACACATCTGTTAAAAGAAATTCCTTTACTGGCAACCATCCTACGCGCGGGATTGCCTTTGCATCAGGGATTGCTTAATTATTTTGATGGGGCAGATTGCGCTTACATCTCGGCATACCGCAGGCATCATAAAGATGGCAGTTTTGATATACACCTGGAGTACATATCCTCGCCACCAATACAAGATAGGATACTTATACTTAGCGATCCTATGTTGGCAACAGGGCAGTCGCTTGTGCTTACCTATAAGGCATTGCTTGAATTAGGGATTCCAAAGCATACCCATATTGTTACTGCTATAGCCAGCAAAGAGGGGCTTGCACATGTGCAAGCTAATATGCCTGAAAATATTACCATTTGGGCAGCGGCAATTGATGAGGAGCTAACCTCAAAGTCATACATAGTGCCGGGCCTTGGCGATGCAGGCGATCTTGCGTTTGGCCAAAAAGTTTAA
- a CDS encoding type I restriction enzyme HsdR N-terminal domain-containing protein, translated as MTIDLVELNLPPIQPQLSRAGDDVFIFDDIRKKDILLTNEEWVRQHFISFLINQCGYPKGLISVEKGLLVNSLAKRSDILVYSSTGTPWLLVECKSYETTLNEETIYQALNYHLTLKVKYIIITNGMEHYCLKVNDNAFEYIDAVPAHE; from the coding sequence ATGACCATTGACCTTGTCGAGTTAAACCTTCCTCCTATACAACCTCAGCTTAGCAGGGCGGGCGATGATGTTTTTATTTTTGATGATATTCGTAAGAAGGACATCCTGTTGACTAACGAAGAGTGGGTGCGCCAACATTTTATTTCTTTCCTCATCAATCAATGTGGGTATCCCAAAGGATTGATCAGTGTAGAAAAAGGATTACTTGTAAATTCGTTAGCCAAGCGCAGCGATATACTGGTTTATAGCAGCACCGGTACTCCATGGTTGTTGGTTGAGTGTAAGTCGTATGAAACAACACTTAATGAAGAAACCATTTATCAGGCACTCAATTATCATTTAACTTTAAAAGTAAAGTACATCATCATCACCAACGGTATGGAGCATTATTGTCTTAAAGTAAATGATAATGCCTTTGAATACATTGATGCTGTGCCAGCGCATGAATAA
- a CDS encoding noncanonical pyrimidine nucleotidase, YjjG family: MVPSFDDFFSLYKKINYRMWDEYEKGIISKEQIRFERFKQTFDYFSKLHALDIEAIASYYTAHCPQKGALMDGAVEILEYLNGKGYQLHLITNGFKEVQFIKINGCNIGGYFKEIIISEMVGVMKPDKRIFDYALSAAKGASRESIMIGDSLYADIGGAMNAGLKAIYFNPEKNEHTATPTYEIFHLLQLKQYF; encoded by the coding sequence GTGGTACCATCATTTGACGATTTTTTTTCTTTGTATAAAAAAATAAATTATCGCATGTGGGATGAGTATGAAAAGGGAATAATTAGCAAAGAGCAAATTCGCTTCGAAAGATTTAAACAAACATTCGATTACTTTAGCAAGTTGCATGCTTTGGATATAGAAGCAATAGCTTCCTATTACACAGCCCACTGCCCGCAAAAAGGAGCCTTAATGGATGGTGCTGTTGAAATACTTGAATACCTTAATGGCAAAGGATATCAGCTGCATTTAATTACCAATGGTTTCAAAGAAGTACAATTTATAAAAATAAACGGTTGCAATATTGGAGGATACTTTAAGGAGATAATCATTAGTGAAATGGTTGGCGTGATGAAACCGGATAAACGCATTTTTGATTATGCATTAAGTGCTGCCAAAGGTGCTTCGCGCGAAAGTATTATGATTGGCGACAGCCTATATGCGGATATTGGTGGCGCTATGAATGCGGGTTTGAAGGCTATTTATTTTAATCCGGAAAAAAATGAACATACCGCTACACCTACCTACGAAATTTTTCACTTACTGCAACTAAAGCAATATTTTTAA